CAATATAAGTTCCACCCTATTTTTTATCACTGCTgtatatatatgcatttttAATCCAGATCAGAATCACCTGCTGTGCAGATTTTATAGTTTCCAGATAGCCATCAACCGAAAAAGTAACTTGGCAACCTAACCAGTTTCcgttgaccaaaaaaaatgaaatatagggaaaattaagaaaaacgGGTAGAGAGCAGgataaaaaccttttaaactttttacagaatattaaagtaattttaagGGTTCATGTACTATACCATATGGTGTATATcgctatattttttaaaattaaaatttggttATGTGTTATgtatctaaaaataaaaatggcgATTAAATCGGAACAGTTTTTACCCAAAATAGCTTAGAGGTGTACACTATTTCGGGTATACGTTAGGTGCGATTAGATAGATAAGAGAATTGAGTAATCTTACACCCGTTATCCCGCAATCGTGTAAACTACAAGGCAACAAGGCAATTTGGAAAGCATTCAtccgttaaataaaaatgttagtaAAATCGATCAATCGTTTATAAATCTGTTGAATTCGAAAGAAATAAAAGGACAAACTTCCGAATAATATAAGTATTATGATTTTTCGGCATCTCTGAAAATTCCGGAAACTTTGTAGCAGGCCAATTGATCTTACAGGTTGGTGTTACATAGTCAGAAACACGACTATAGATATGCTCTAGAAATCGGTTAGGCCTAAATTGGAAAGGGTGTCATATGTGCGGCAATAGAAATTTATCACAAACTCAACGCTAAGCAATGTCTTCGGATTTCTTATGGATTTAGAGGCAGGCGTGGCTGAAGTCTTAGTAAGCTTTTGGGGCCTGGCTCTAATGATCCTTGAGCAATCTAAtcaatttctttttattttcatgGATAATCATCTAGATAAATTTGGCGTTTTCTTTTTACGCTTAGATTCTTATTACTAGATGTTAACGCTCCAAGAGAAGAAATTGGCGCAGAAACAGATGACGAAGATGACGAAGATGACAATGTGGACGCAGATAGAGTTTTTCAAAAGGACGATGTATCCAGCTATACTAAGACTGAAAAAACTGTTAAACATCCTGTCGGCAAAACCTTGGATATTTGCCTATTCATGCTGTATAGGTTTATTGACGAAAAATGTCGCATTCACAAAAACAGTACCGGCGAACAGCGCTCGACTGCTAAACGCATATTTAATCTATTACTACATATATTCGATGATACTCTGATACCCAGCTACAATACCCATCATGTGCAGTTTGTCCTATTTTATGTGACTAGTATTCGTGTTGCATATTCTGAGGCTTTTCTTGATTTGCTTTGGCAGAAGGTACAAAATCCCCAAATTTCGCCGATTATTGGACATGCTGCGGTGGGATACATGACTAGCTTTTTATCTCGCGCCAGATTTTTGCCACTAAggtaaaagatttttaatatttgggatatatatttatacccgttactcgtagagtaaaagggtatactagattcgtcggaaagtatgtaacaggcagaaggaagcgtttccgaccccataaattatatatattctagatcaggatcactaggcgagtcgacctagccatgtccgtctgtccggatgaacgctgagatctcggaaactataagagctaggctattgagatttggcattcAGATTCCTGaccttcttacgcagcgcaagtttgttttagcaacgtgccacgcccacgcccacaaaccgcccaaatctgtgggtcctacagttttgatgctagagtacaaattttaactgaaatgaattgttctcatctatacctatcgatttacccaaaaaaaagtttgccacgcccagtttaacgcccacaaactttaaaaaatcgtagatatgaacgtggttatctcggaaactatcacagatagagaattgggatttcagatttagattccgtagccttgtacgcagcgcaagtttgttacgcgaatatgccacgcccacgctaacgcccacaagccgccaaaacctgtggcgcttacaatttttatgctagataaaaaattttaactgaaatgtattagtctcgtcaatacctatcgattaatccaaaaaaaatttgccacgccgaATCTAACGTTCATAACGCTtagatctgtctaccgccggtaggtggcgcatttttatctcgctttgctgcttgcatatctccatttccctttggtccctttagctgagtaccgggtatatgatagtcgaggtactcgactatagcgttcttccttgttttaaaatcGTACCTTTCTGCTTTCTGATTAATCAAACACAAACACCACAAAACAAAGTACAAAGTCGTGGCGCGCATACATgttataatatcaaatttgTTGACGAAAAATTACACAGGAGCTAAAAAATCTGAAAGGTATTACCTGTGGATTACTACCCAAAACTTGGAAACTTTCCATCACGCACAGCTTTGGAAAAATGGTAGtgaaagtaaaaatttttcttcttgtagCCACTTTTTATGGCTTAATAAAAACCAATATAGCTTAGCgggaaaacataaaaaaaaattaacagaAGCTGTAAGCACGTACTATATGTTGTTCAGTAGGTATTTCTAGGCTATTTATGCTAACAAAACATATTTTGGATCAAAAGcccgttttaaaaatatatcgaAAGTATATTTTTGTGCACATATTTTGCTTTTATTCTCAAAAACTATCTCAACGATCAATACTTTGAATAAAAGATTATAAGGCCTTTGAGAATCCTCGACTTTTTAAGCTTGCAACTTGTTTTGTTTCAAATTTCAATGCATAAAGAAATATGCAACACAAATTATATTAGAAAAAACCATTCCATTTCTTAAAAATCACAGCGCACCAGAAGAGTGTGCCAAAGTGACTGTATATTCACAAAGAATAAATATCTACTGTGATGGTACcaaaaacaagagagaacgcttaGATACCCGTCACTCAGCTAAAGGCTaaagcaaagcgagattggaatgcgccacctacccgcgatctcaatatatggttatgtgggcagTAGACAGATCTAagagttatgggcgttagagtgggcatggcaaacttttttttgggtcaatcgataggtattgacgagactaaaacatttgttttttatttcattttttacctagcatgaaaattgtggtcgccacaggtttgggcggtttgtgggcgttaaaatggGAGTGGCATATTcgtgtaacaaacttgcgctacgtacaaggctacggaatctaaaacTGAAATTTGattgtttccgagatattagcgttcaaatttacgattttttgaagttttttgGCGGcctgtgggcgttagagtgggcgtgacgcGTTTATTTTAGGTCATTCGATTGGTATTGTGgagaagaatacatttcagttaatattttattctagcataaaaactgtaggctCTGCAGTTTTTCGTGGATTGTGgtcgttggagtgggcgtgggcaCCCTggtgaaacaaacttgcgctgcacagGAAGCCCTAgcatctgcatgccaaatcccaatagcctagctatTTAAGTTTCCAGAAATATATGttatttatggggtcggaaccgcttccttctgcctgttacatactttccgacgaatctagtataccattttactctatgagtaaagggtataattatattacattttaattggtttGGGAGAAAGAACAGTAAatgtgtaaaaataaaaattaaaaaaatatggtCTATTGTGGCGATTGGGGATGAAATGCCCCAGTTTGTTAGCCTAGTCGTATTCTTACTGAAAATACTCGTCGAATGACACCCCATTTGTTACAATCCGAATTTACAAACGCAGAACAAGATTGATTAGagctttataaaataaaaatcgtttttttGGCTCCTAAAAACATTTGAATGGTGATAAACAGCTCGATATAATCGATATAAGAAACGTGAGTTTTATCAATTCCTCTAGTTCTGCGGGCAAACAGCTATATATAGCTAAACTTCGCAAGGCCGTAACTTCTGAACAACTAAAGCTATAAGTtgttaaaaagttttttttctaAAACCTTTGTCTCCGCCTTAGCTAAATTTGTTCAAATAtagtttataaattataaaaacaaggatTTCGTTACATTACCTGGTTGCTCAAATCTGGATTTAACgatttcttttaatatattgAACTTTATATTCATTAACAACTAGGAAAGggtaaacaaaaccaaaaaagaaaacaaacttCAACAAAAATGAGTCCCCCGACCCCTAGACTCATCTTACTTATTAACTAATAGtagtttaaaatattattattattattattaacaggTAAACGAAAATTATAAGTCCGCGCTTAGCTTAATGATTAAAGCTATAGCAACTAAGGCCTTAAGCCCTTTTGAGATTAGATTTCAAGTAATTATTTACATGAATTTATTCTGGTCCAAAGGGTTTAGTTTGTAACATAACTTAGAGGTATTAATGTACATGGTGTTATGTTACGTGACTGAGTAGAAGCTAAGGAtgtgtgtaaaattaaattagatgGTACAGGTTTGTGGATTTAGGAAGTCTATTGATTTATGTAAGTTTTTGTAGGAAGTTATTTTCTCTATTGTACTATCAAGGTGGTTGATTCTTTTATTGTGGTAAGGAAAGGGCAATCTATCAAAATATGACAAATAGTAAGGGCTATGTTGCAGTTGGGGCAGAGGATTGGTGGGGATTTGCTAAGGATATAGTTGTGGGTTAAGTTGGTGTATCCGAGTTTGATTCTactgaatttttttaagtctgTACGTAATGTGTTTTTAACTGTCTCCGGAGTAGCTTTTTCGTGATAGATTAATTTGAAGTAGGGGGATGCTTTTGTAAGTGTTGTGTTATCTAGAATTTGTAAGTTCTGGTTGATGTTTTTGCTTACATCTGATGGGTTGTAGTTGCATTCTGTGATAAGAGGGTAGTTGTCGATGTTTTAGCTGTTGTGTCTGCAAGATCATTTCCTTTTATACCGCAGTGTCCGGGTATCCAAGGCAGGGTCAGTTTGTCAGTTTTGTATTTGCCTACTATGTTACGTATTTCGCATCTATTAAATTTTTGGCTGTTGGTAACGTTAACTGCTTTTTTTTCCTCTATGTTTTTGGCTTATATGCATGTGGCAAGGATTGCCGCAATTTCCGCCGTGAAAATTGAGGTAAATTCAGGGAGCATTTTGTACAGTATTATTTCATTATCTGTGGGACGCTAAATGATATACCTTTTGGTGATTTGGAGCCGTCGGTACAGAGAAATGTACGGTTTTTCATTTgattaacaattttttttaaaattttgttaatAGGCAATCGGGGGGGGGGGTTGTGTTTGTTTTACTGGTTGAATTTAAggcgaatctagtatacccttttactctgcgagtaacaagtagaaggaagcgtttccgaccttataaagtatatatattcttgatcaggatcactagcaaagtcgatctagccacgtccgtctgtctgtccgtatgaacgctatAAAAGCTAAAAAGTTGGGACTTaacatgcagattcttgaggTTCTGGGACagcgcccactctaaagcaCAGTAACGCCCATACGCCCGTGCTAAAGTCTGTCGCCCACATCAATATCTATCTTTGTCCAGATTGTCCAGATCAGACCATCCATTAAGAAGTTACaagcaaaaaaaaggaatGTGCAATGTTGGAACAGTCGCTGCTTggatatctccatctccctcgcactccccttagctgagtaacgggtatctgatagtcgagggcgtcgactatagcgttctttctt
The nucleotide sequence above comes from Drosophila subpulchrella strain 33 F10 #4 breed RU33 unplaced genomic scaffold, RU_Dsub_v1.1 Primary Assembly Seq53, whole genome shotgun sequence. Encoded proteins:
- the LOC119562502 gene encoding RNA polymerase I-specific transcription initiation factor RRN3-like, whose product is MLQLVLQRFLLLDVNAPREEIGAETDDEDDEDDNVDADRVFQKDDVSSYTKTEKTVKHPVGKTLDICLFMLYRFIDEKCRIHKNSTGEQRSTAKRIFNLLLHIFDDTLIPSYNTHHVQFVLFYVTSIRVAYSEAFLDLLWQKVQNPQISPIIGHAAVGYMTSFLSRARFLPLR